The Solirubrobacter pauli sequence GGCGTGATGGTCTCGATCGGCGTCGAGTACGACAAGATCGGCGACCACGAGAACCTCGCCTCGCTGCCGTACGGTGCGGGCATCCCGCAGGCCGTCGTCGACCTCACGATCCCCGTGCCGTTCAACGACGCGGGCGCGATGGAGCGCCGGATCGAGCGCCTCACGGAGGAGGGCCGCAAGCCCGCCTGCGTGATCATGGAGCCGGCGATGATGAACCTCGGCGTCGTGCTCCCCGAGCCCGGCTACCTCGAGGCGGTCCGCGACATCACCCGCCGCCACGGGATCATCCTGATCTTCGACGAGGTCAAGACCGGCCTGTGCATCGCGGCGGGCGGCGCGACGGAGCGCTTCGGCGTCACGCCCGACCTCGTCACGCTCGCCAAGGCGCTCGGCGGCGGCACGCCGATCGGCGCGATCGGCGGCACCGAGGAGGCCATGGCCGCCGTCGAGGACGGCTCGGTCTACCAGGTGGGCACGTACAACGGCAACCCGCTCGGCATGGCCGCCACCAAGGCGAACCTGCTCGAGGTGCTCACGCCGGAGGCCTACAAGCACCTGGACGCGCTCAACGAGCGCATCCTCGCCGGCTGCGAGGCCGTGATCCGCAAGCACAACCTGCCCGGCTACTCGGTCGGCGTCGGCTCCAAGGGCTGCGTCACGTTCTCGGCCAACAAGATCGTCGACTACGAGACGTTCAAGGCCAACCAGGACTCCGATCTGTCCGAGCTGGCGTGGCTCTACAACATGAACCGCGGCATCTTCATGACGCCGGGTCGCGAGGAGGAGTGGACGCTGAGCGTCACGCACGACGACGTGTCGGTCGACACGTACGTCCAGGTCTTCGAGGCGATGGCCGACGACCTGATGGCCTAGCCGGCCAGGTGCGACCGTAACCAGCGAGGGCCCGGCGCATGCCGGGCCCTCGCTGCGTTGCAGGCCGCTAGAAGACCGGCAGCAGGCAGAGCCCGCCGGTGCTCGGGTCCGCCACCCACTGCTTGGCGGCGACGTTCTTCAGGTAGGCGACCTGCGCCTTGGACATCGCCGGCGCGTTGACCTCCTTCGCCTTGCTGGACGCCGCCTTGGCGCCCGGCTTGAGCTTGAGGATGTCCACACCGCGGGCGGCGTCGGCGGTGTAGATGTAGCCGCCCTCGTTGTAGGACGCCCACACGTTGCCGCCGTCGGGGCGGAAGTAGGCGATCTGGATCGGCTTCGCCGGGTTCGAGATGTCGAGGATGCGCGTGCCCTGGCCGTACCAGCCGTACGTCACGATCGAGCCGTCGACGTCGAAGTAGTGCGCCGAGCAGGAGCCGAGGTTGTAGACCGTGCCCTCGTTGTCGGCCGGGGCCCACGAGCCGACGGCCTCCATCCGGAACGGCTTCTCCGGCGTCGAGCGCCAGCCCTCGCCGTTGTAGGAGCCCTTCAGCGACGAGATCGTGAACTTGCCCTCGTCGCGGCACGCGTTCGCGCCCGCGCCGAACCACTCCTCGGTGCCGAGCAGGAGCTCGCCCTTGAGGTAGCGCCAGTCGGTCCGCGGCGCGTTGAGCCCGACCGGCCGCCAGCTGTTGTGCATCCAGCCGCCCGCGTTGCCGTCGGGCAGCGGTGACAGCTGGGAGACGCCGGGGTTGAACTTCTCGCTCGTGGTCGTCGGCGAGAGGCCGCCGCCGGCGTACGGCACCGGGTCGATCGGCGTCGCGCGGCGGATCTTGCCCTGCACCGGATCCCAGTGGACGCCGTCGGTCCAGTAGCCGCGCGTGCCGCCGAGGCCCGCGACCCAGGCGATGCCGAGGTCGTCGACGTCGACGTCGTGCGCGTAGGCGGTGACGCCGTCCTGGCGGAAGAGGTCGACCGGCTTCTGCGGGTAGGAGACCGGGTTCTTCGGGTCACGCAGGTCGGTCGCGATGATCGGGCGGCCACCCAGCCAGCCCGCCTGCTCCTGCTTGGTGGTCGGGGCCGGGCCGCCGGTCCACAGCCACTCGCAGTCGTTGACGCAGGACGTCGTGTGCCCCGTCGGCAGCTCCTTGAACGAGAGCAGCTTCAGGTCGGCCGGGTTCTTGGCGTCGACCACGTAGACGCCGGCGATGTTGGTCGCGCCGTTCGGATCGGCATCGCCCGGCGAGCGGGTCGTGGAGCCACGGAACGCGCGCGGGTCGCGTGACAGCAGCGCGAGCTTGCGCTTGGAGTCGACGTCCATGTCCTCGTTCTGCCAGAACGTCGACGTCGGGTTCGACGCCGAGTACGGCGGGTCACCCGGGAGGCGCAGCTCCTCGGAGGTGATCTCGTCGAGGAACTTCGGCTTCGCCGGGTCGGACAGGTCGTACGTCTTGAGGCCGAAGCGGCCCGTGACGAGCATGACGGTCTGGCCCTTGTCCCGCCCCTTGCCGACACCGGGCTTGTCGAACCAGTCCCAGATCCAGTCGAAGCGACCGTGACCGCGGTCCTTCTTCCCATAGGTCATGAAGTTGATCGCCGTGGCGTTCTTGGCCTCCGGCACGTTGCCGACCAGCTCCATGTTCTTGATCGCGCCGGCCGGCTGCTCGACCTGCGCCTGCGCCGGTGCGGCGGCGGCCACCGCCATCGCAGCTCCCACTGCCAGCGGCGCCAAAGCCTTGATACCCCTCACTCGCCCTCCCTCAAGGGTCGAAACAACAAGGTGAAGGGCGTGACCCTACAAAGCTGAGCGCTGGATGAGAAATGTTCACCGGCCGTTGTGACAACGGCCGGTGACACGAATCAATGCAGGAGGTCCGCGAGCCCGCCCGAGAAGGCGCGCTCGAGGTCCGCGACCGGCAGGCTGATGGCGCCCTCGATGATCAGCGCGTCGCCGCCGACCTCGCCGATCACCGTCGCGGCGGCGCCGAAGGCGGTGATCGCGTCCGCCGGGCCGGTGACGATGAACGCGCCGGGCCCCTCGCCGAACAGGTCGTCGAGGCGGCCGACGGTCGCGCCGAGGCCGCTGTGGATCGCCGATTCGGCCAGCGCGACCGCAACGCCACCCTCGGCCACGTCGTGCGCCGAGCTCAGCGAGCCCGCCCGCACGGCCTGCCGGATGGCGGCGTGCAGCGCCTTCAGCTCGCCGAGGTCGACCGCCGGCAGCGGCCCCTCGACGGCCTCGCCGCGCAGCTTCGACAGCTCGGAGGCGGCGTTGGACGGCGCCCACGAGTCGGCCGAGACGATCGCGATCACGTCACCGGCGTTCTGGAACGCCAGGCGGCCGGAGCGGCGGGCGTCGGGCAGCTCGCCGACCAGGCCGACGACCGGCGTCGGGTAGATCGGCCCCTCGCTGCCCTCGTTGTAGAGCGACACGTTGCCGCCCACGACCGGGATGCCGAACGCGCGGCACGCGTCGCCGAGCCCGGCGATCGCCCGCGAGAACTGCCACGCGATGTGCGGCTTCTCGGGGTTGCCGAAGTTCAGGCAGTTGGTCAGGCCGAGCGGCTCCGCGCCGACGCAGGCGAGGTTCGCGCTGCACTCGAGCACGGCCTCGACCGCACCTCGGTACGGATCGGCGGCCACGCGGCGGCCGTTGCCGTCGATCGAGACCGCGATCGCGGGCTTGGGGCCGTCGTCGTCCTTGCTCGGCGACAGCGCCGTGAGGCGGTCGTCGTGCTTGGGGTCCGGCAGCAGCAACACGGCCGCGTCGGCCTGCTCGGGCCGGCGGACCGTGCGCGAGCCGACGAGCGCGTCGTACTGCTCGAACACGGGCGTGCGCGACGCCAGGTTCGCGGAGCCGAGCAGCGCGAGCAGGATCTCGGCCGGGTCCTCGCTGTCGAGCAGCCGCGGCGGCACCGGGTAGATCGGCGTCGCGGGCTCGGCGGGCTCGAGCTCGTACGTCGGGCACTCGTCGACGAGCGCCTCGACCGGCAGGTCGCCGACCAGCTCGTCCCCGTCGAAGACGCGCAGGCGGC is a genomic window containing:
- a CDS encoding aspartate aminotransferase family protein — translated: MATDAPVQIPRQRISELIEREEKQLNERTQRSNEMYQRAQVHLSGGVASSYQLRDPWPIYLERGSGPKVWDVDGNEMWDFHNGFGSMVQGHAHPAIGAAINARYSSGTHFAAPTEDAIAVGDELARRWGLPKWRFTNSGSESTMDAIRIARGTTGRETVVKIFGSYHGHHDGVMVSIGVEYDKIGDHENLASLPYGAGIPQAVVDLTIPVPFNDAGAMERRIERLTEEGRKPACVIMEPAMMNLGVVLPEPGYLEAVRDITRRHGIILIFDEVKTGLCIAAGGATERFGVTPDLVTLAKALGGGTPIGAIGGTEEAMAAVEDGSVYQVGTYNGNPLGMAATKANLLEVLTPEAYKHLDALNERILAGCEAVIRKHNLPGYSVGVGSKGCVTFSANKIVDYETFKANQDSDLSELAWLYNMNRGIFMTPGREEEWTLSVTHDDVSVDTYVQVFEAMADDLMA
- a CDS encoding LVIVD repeat-containing protein, with amino-acid sequence MAAAAPAQAQVEQPAGAIKNMELVGNVPEAKNATAINFMTYGKKDRGHGRFDWIWDWFDKPGVGKGRDKGQTVMLVTGRFGLKTYDLSDPAKPKFLDEITSEELRLPGDPPYSASNPTSTFWQNEDMDVDSKRKLALLSRDPRAFRGSTTRSPGDADPNGATNIAGVYVVDAKNPADLKLLSFKELPTGHTTSCVNDCEWLWTGGPAPTTKQEQAGWLGGRPIIATDLRDPKNPVSYPQKPVDLFRQDGVTAYAHDVDVDDLGIAWVAGLGGTRGYWTDGVHWDPVQGKIRRATPIDPVPYAGGGLSPTTTSEKFNPGVSQLSPLPDGNAGGWMHNSWRPVGLNAPRTDWRYLKGELLLGTEEWFGAGANACRDEGKFTISSLKGSYNGEGWRSTPEKPFRMEAVGSWAPADNEGTVYNLGSCSAHYFDVDGSIVTYGWYGQGTRILDISNPAKPIQIAYFRPDGGNVWASYNEGGYIYTADAARGVDILKLKPGAKAASSKAKEVNAPAMSKAQVAYLKNVAAKQWVADPSTGGLCLLPVF
- the purL gene encoding phosphoribosylformylglycinamidine synthase subunit PurL; the protein is MSRHRELGLTDYEYDLIVEKMGREPNEVELAVFSLMWSEHCGYKHSRPLLKTLPTEGPRLVMGPGENAGAVDVGNGLSCAFKVESHNHPSAVEPFQGAATGVGGILRDIFAIGARPIAILDSLRFGEVGESARSRYLLEHAVAGIGHYGNSIGIATVGGEIYFEGPYETNCLVNAMAVGLIETDELIKSAAAGVGNVVVLFGARTGRDGIGGASVLASAELDVDMEKRPTVQIGDPFEEKKLLECSLELLDRKLLVALQDLGAAGLTSSSAEMAAKGEVGLDLHVRRVPLREQDMEAFEIMISESQERMLCVVEPERVQEVLDVCAKWEVNATAIGEVTDTRRLRVFDGDELVGDLPVEALVDECPTYELEPAEPATPIYPVPPRLLDSEDPAEILLALLGSANLASRTPVFEQYDALVGSRTVRRPEQADAAVLLLPDPKHDDRLTALSPSKDDDGPKPAIAVSIDGNGRRVAADPYRGAVEAVLECSANLACVGAEPLGLTNCLNFGNPEKPHIAWQFSRAIAGLGDACRAFGIPVVGGNVSLYNEGSEGPIYPTPVVGLVGELPDARRSGRLAFQNAGDVIAIVSADSWAPSNAASELSKLRGEAVEGPLPAVDLGELKALHAAIRQAVRAGSLSSAHDVAEGGVAVALAESAIHSGLGATVGRLDDLFGEGPGAFIVTGPADAITAFGAAATVIGEVGGDALIIEGAISLPVADLERAFSGGLADLLH